Below is a genomic region from Vibrio cortegadensis.
ACCCACAGCTTATCGTTGATCTTCCCGGTCATGGGCAGAGTCAGCATTTGAGTTGCGATGGGTTTGAGCATTGCTGTCAGCTCATCAAACAAACCATACTTTCTGCGTTAGATCGTTCCTTGATGTCTCCCCAATATCCTATAATTCTCGTGGGCTATTCTCTTGGTGGGCGGATTGCGATGTACGCAGCTGCAAAAGAGTTACTGTCTTGTTTTAATATTCAGTTGATGATTATTGAAGCCGGAAATTTCGGTTTATCAGATGAAGAGGCTCGAATTGCACGCTGGAAAAGCGACCAATATTGGGCTGAACGATTCACGATACAACCGATCGAACAGGTTTTATCCGATTGGTATCAACAAGGTGTCTTTTCTTCACTAAACCATGAGCAAAGACAAACCTTGATCGCTAAGCGCAGTGATAATCTTGGTGACTCGGTCGCAAAAATGCTGTTATCAACCTCTTTGGCGAAACAGCCTTATTTATTAAGTGATTTGCAGCAATCGTCGCTACCTATTCATTATCTCTGTGGAGAGAAAGACGCCAAATTTTGTCAGCTTGCAAAAGAAAGTCAGCTCTCTTTTTCGCAAATAGACAACGCAGGGCATAATGTTCATCAGGAGCAACCAAAGCAAGTCGCAACCGTTATTCGCTTATTAAGTGAATCAATTAAATCGATTAATGACGTTAAACATTAATCATGAAATAGAACAATGGGAACAACCATGGCAAAAACAGTAGGCATTTCAGAAGAAGAACTATACGCACCGGTAAACTGGAAAGATTGCGGGACTGAATACGAAGACATTCATTACCAAAAATCGGCAGATGGCATCGCAAAGATCACTATTGCGCGTCCTCAAGTTCATAATGCATTCCGCCCACAGACTGTGAAAGAGATGATTAATGCGTTGGCTGATGCGCGTTATGACGAAAAAGTGGGTGTGATTATCCTGACGGGTTTAGGTGAAGATGCATTCTGTTCTGGTGGTGACCAAAAAATCCGTGGCGATTACGGCGGCTACCAAGATGACAGCGGAACTCATCACTTAAACGTGTTGGATTTCCAGCGTCAAATTCGTACTTGTCCAAAACCTGTTATTGCAGCCGTTTCTGGCTGGGCTGTTGGTGGCGGTCACGTATTACACA
It encodes:
- the menH gene encoding 2-succinyl-6-hydroxy-2,4-cyclohexadiene-1-carboxylate synthase, producing MLHSQLMLPSGSDEKPLLLFLHGLLGTGKDWQACLNELHDYPQLIVDLPGHGQSQHLSCDGFEHCCQLIKQTILSALDRSLMSPQYPIILVGYSLGGRIAMYAAAKELLSCFNIQLMIIEAGNFGLSDEEARIARWKSDQYWAERFTIQPIEQVLSDWYQQGVFSSLNHEQRQTLIAKRSDNLGDSVAKMLLSTSLAKQPYLLSDLQQSSLPIHYLCGEKDAKFCQLAKESQLSFSQIDNAGHNVHQEQPKQVATVIRLLSESIKSINDVKH